A genomic segment from Treponema sp. Marseille-Q3903 encodes:
- a CDS encoding flagellar protein FlaG yields MNTINSTVHVAMDGQSLYNKINSNNAGVSTSASQQITAKSITPTGAQVAQNIEQNIAEIKADAQALQRMSEIVPSNKLQFSINKELGSVIVSIIDASTNQVVKQIPSEDMQKLKLRIRKVIGNLFDELR; encoded by the coding sequence ATGAATACAATTAATTCAACGGTTCATGTGGCAATGGATGGCCAGTCTCTTTACAATAAAATTAACAGCAATAATGCAGGTGTTTCTACATCCGCATCACAACAGATAACTGCAAAATCCATAACACCCACAGGAGCCCAAGTAGCACAAAATATTGAGCAGAATATAGCCGAAATAAAGGCAGATGCCCAGGCATTGCAAAGAATGTCAGAAATTGTGCCTAGCAACAAACTTCAGTTCAGTATAAATAAAGAACTCGGAAGCGTAATAGTTTCAATAATAGATGCATCAACTAACCAAGTTGTAAAACAAATTCCATCAGAGGATATGCAAAAATTAAAGTTACGAATTCGTAAAGTGATCGGCAACTTATTTGATGAGCTAAGATAA
- the fliD gene encoding flagellar filament capping protein FliD translates to MAGINIPGVTNQYNTNETVEKLMKIERIPLTREQNALESLKTEKDAWRDLNSKLSSLRDNSKTLYSFENPFNNKITSSTEEYAITADANRSASIQSFKIDVIQPATPDRFLSSELDSDYKVQEGTFTFKAGEKQLSFKWKGGSLKDFANAINKRGNNIIKASIIGASEGKKTLLIEAVKTGKENRLIFEDDAYKMAFDIKMIDKIKSKAVEFADEQKQILPVNKIEYEEPSYMPKLSLTNIKFNEEDKTVRVEPRGAYQVKIPEKILSDSNIHIQFSITPENTEDITSGINEKLMQPELPSAGNAEFEGIIVNNSLSDVNMNLPPVPPEPLSPVTENQIVFAVMEDGTEKPVEVKDLFSIKENDSETSNLNNSKYVDINLSEYKGIKSIAIRNTNTGTAFTISDFSALNPVQDLGYGPVNPVSVADDAIIKYEGITISRSSNKIDDVVPEITLNLHDKTEKTATISVKPDKESSKNTIIEFVGKYNQAIAELNILSQKKPEIIQELNYLTKEEQEQEEKKLGIFQSDFSLTNIKSNMASIISQNYVFSDTAKITMLSQIGIATNAGGFSGGYSQSKLRGYLEIDEKKLDAALDSNMDDIRQLFGYDTDGDLIIDSGIAYRLDKQISAYTQTGGILSLKTSTLDSKIKSSEQKISKLETQMNNKEAQLRSKYSQMEGSLNSLEAQQNTISNFTKQQNNKQ, encoded by the coding sequence ATGGCTGGAATAAATATACCGGGTGTAACAAATCAGTATAATACGAACGAAACTGTCGAAAAACTGATGAAAATCGAACGTATCCCGCTCACAAGGGAGCAGAATGCGCTTGAATCATTAAAAACTGAAAAGGACGCCTGGCGAGACCTCAACTCGAAACTTTCCTCATTAAGAGACAACTCAAAAACTCTCTACTCTTTTGAAAATCCATTTAACAACAAAATAACTTCCTCAACAGAAGAATATGCTATAACAGCAGATGCAAATCGCTCTGCATCTATTCAATCTTTCAAAATTGATGTTATTCAGCCTGCAACTCCAGACAGATTCTTAAGCAGTGAATTGGACTCTGATTACAAAGTACAAGAAGGAACTTTTACTTTTAAAGCCGGAGAAAAGCAGCTTAGTTTCAAATGGAAAGGCGGTTCCTTAAAAGATTTTGCAAACGCAATCAACAAACGTGGAAACAACATAATAAAAGCATCTATCATAGGTGCGAGCGAAGGAAAAAAAACGCTTTTGATTGAAGCAGTCAAGACAGGAAAAGAAAACAGGCTCATCTTTGAAGACGATGCATATAAAATGGCATTCGATATAAAGATGATAGATAAAATAAAATCGAAGGCTGTTGAATTTGCAGACGAACAAAAACAGATACTTCCTGTCAACAAAATCGAATACGAAGAGCCTTCTTACATGCCAAAGCTGTCGCTCACAAATATAAAGTTTAACGAAGAAGATAAGACAGTAAGAGTTGAGCCTCGCGGAGCATATCAGGTAAAAATCCCTGAAAAAATCCTCTCCGATTCAAACATTCATATTCAGTTTTCAATCACGCCCGAAAATACGGAAGATATAACTTCCGGTATAAATGAAAAACTTATGCAGCCGGAGCTGCCCTCTGCCGGAAATGCGGAATTTGAAGGGATTATCGTAAACAACAGCCTATCTGACGTAAACATGAATCTTCCGCCTGTTCCGCCTGAACCGCTTTCTCCTGTCACAGAAAACCAAATTGTTTTTGCGGTGATGGAAGACGGTACAGAAAAACCTGTCGAAGTTAAAGATTTATTTTCGATAAAAGAAAATGATTCAGAAACCTCAAATTTAAATAATTCAAAATATGTTGATATAAATCTTTCCGAATATAAAGGCATAAAATCAATTGCAATCAGAAATACAAACACGGGAACAGCTTTTACGATTTCAGATTTCTCTGCATTAAACCCTGTTCAAGATTTAGGATATGGACCTGTCAATCCTGTTTCTGTAGCAGATGACGCAATAATAAAATACGAAGGAATTACAATCAGCCGCTCTTCAAACAAGATTGATGATGTAGTTCCCGAAATAACTTTGAATCTTCACGACAAGACAGAAAAAACCGCAACTATTTCTGTAAAGCCGGATAAGGAGTCTTCAAAAAATACAATAATCGAGTTTGTCGGGAAATACAATCAGGCAATTGCAGAATTAAATATACTGTCACAAAAGAAACCGGAAATCATTCAGGAATTAAATTACCTTACAAAAGAAGAACAGGAACAAGAAGAAAAAAAGCTAGGAATTTTTCAGTCTGATTTTTCGCTCACAAATATAAAATCGAACATGGCGTCTATTATTTCGCAAAATTATGTTTTTTCAGATACTGCAAAAATCACGATGCTCTCTCAGATTGGGATTGCGACTAATGCCGGCGGATTTAGCGGAGGATATTCCCAGAGCAAACTGCGCGGTTACCTTGAAATAGATGAAAAAAAACTCGATGCAGCGCTCGATTCAAATATGGACGACATTCGCCAGTTATTCGGATACGATACTGACGGAGATCTAATCATCGATTCCGGAATTGCATACAGACTGGACAAACAGATTTCTGCATACACTCAGACAGGCGGAATCCTTTCATTGAAAACGTCTACTCTCGATTCTAAAATTAAAAGTTCGGAACAAAAAATCTCAAAACTTGAAACACAGATGAACAACAAGGAAGCGCAGCTGCGGAGCAAATATAGCCAGATGGAAGGCTCGTTGAACAGCCTTGAAGCACAGCAAAATACAATCAGCAATTTTACAAAACAACAAAACAATAAACAATAA
- a CDS encoding PilZ domain-containing protein, translating to MFLLYVDVSGSPITARQNAPIFTIIFFVIIVSLILGLIYFINLRLRAYHHSEKYLEKERKRKTKLKDIINFAKINNLKQTDIDILWDICKITDCSNILYYFHSNAEVRKLFKDTYIKAKEKNIFSDQKVSDFFKCLFKIERIVAQIKKISTTRQIPEQSVVFIISPEGELYPLTVIKNVKDGITVEFPAFMYNSPDKPKILQQTKFNFKTYDKLSYNFVSRIIRYEVNPEKNTFYMIFGHTDQLTCLTQRNYKRSFTDQECIFMPAKQNPNHGKKGQPDYIFSDKKVKGKLTNFSAGGCCIQTNLPLKENQQIGVELPQSGVTETIVCNVIKTRKLTNGMFAIHIQFIHISIQTKNKIFTLVYKFEL from the coding sequence ATGTTCTTATTGTACGTAGATGTGAGCGGTTCTCCAATTACCGCTCGTCAAAATGCTCCAATTTTTACAATCATCTTTTTTGTGATTATTGTCTCTCTTATTTTAGGTTTGATATACTTTATAAACCTGCGTTTGAGAGCGTATCACCATTCTGAAAAATATCTTGAAAAAGAAAGAAAGCGCAAGACAAAACTAAAAGATATAATTAATTTTGCAAAAATTAACAACCTAAAACAAACCGACATAGATATTCTTTGGGATATATGCAAAATAACCGACTGTTCGAATATATTATACTATTTTCACAGCAATGCCGAAGTCAGAAAACTTTTTAAAGATACATATATAAAGGCAAAGGAAAAAAATATCTTTTCCGACCAAAAAGTGAGCGATTTTTTTAAATGTCTTTTTAAGATTGAACGGATTGTTGCACAGATAAAAAAAATATCGACTACGCGCCAGATACCGGAGCAATCAGTTGTGTTTATTATTTCACCAGAAGGAGAGCTTTATCCGCTCACTGTAATAAAAAATGTAAAAGATGGGATAACAGTAGAATTTCCGGCTTTTATGTACAATTCCCCTGATAAACCTAAAATCTTGCAACAGACAAAATTCAATTTTAAGACATACGACAAACTTTCATACAATTTTGTTTCAAGAATTATAAGATACGAAGTAAATCCTGAGAAAAATACATTTTACATGATTTTTGGTCATACGGATCAGCTTACTTGCCTTACACAACGCAATTATAAGCGAAGTTTTACTGATCAGGAATGCATTTTTATGCCTGCAAAACAAAATCCAAATCACGGAAAAAAAGGACAGCCTGATTATATTTTTTCCGACAAAAAAGTCAAAGGCAAACTGACAAATTTTTCTGCCGGAGGTTGCTGCATTCAGACAAATCTCCCATTAAAAGAAAACCAGCAGATTGGAGTAGAACTTCCGCAGTCGGGGGTTACTGAAACAATCGTATGCAATGTAATAAAGACTCGCAAGCTTACAAACGGAATGTTCGCTATCCATATTCAATTTATACATATATCTATTCAGACTAAAAATAAGATTTTTACTCTTGTTTACAAATTTGAATTGTAG
- the tsaE gene encoding tRNA (adenosine(37)-N6)-threonylcarbamoyltransferase complex ATPase subunit type 1 TsaE: MTFTTKTPEETIALGERIGAKLKKGDVIAMQGTLAAGKTTITKGIAKALGIKDIITSPTFCLISEYYGKMSLYHMDVYRLEGGDDFVNLGTDDMIYSDGVSIIEWSEKIIDELPEKTIILKITPNEDGTRTVEIDNWNNGEI, translated from the coding sequence CTGACGTTTACAACTAAAACTCCCGAAGAGACAATCGCACTTGGGGAACGAATCGGTGCAAAATTAAAAAAAGGCGACGTCATCGCTATGCAGGGAACGCTTGCTGCAGGAAAAACTACAATCACAAAAGGAATAGCAAAAGCGCTCGGAATCAAAGATATTATAACGAGCCCAACATTCTGCTTGATAAGTGAATATTATGGAAAAATGTCTCTTTACCACATGGACGTTTATCGCCTTGAAGGTGGTGATGATTTTGTAAATCTCGGCACAGATGACATGATTTACAGCGATGGAGTTAGCATAATAGAATGGTCAGAAAAAATCATCGACGAGCTTCCGGAAAAAACAATCATCTTAAAAATTACACCTAATGAAGATGGAACCCGAACTGTTGAAATCGATAATTGGAATAATGGGGAAATATGA
- the tsaB gene encoding tRNA (adenosine(37)-N6)-threonylcarbamoyltransferase complex dimerization subunit type 1 TsaB — protein sequence MNILALDCAVSRFGLAVKAGDKEIAGVYDIGMRQSELLVPAIDELLSKAGIKASELDCTTMTIGPGSFTGLRLVISALKAIELAYDVPVYGVSSLEAYSYEYKNFGLPVLSCIDANKGRFYASIKNGSKIILEDGDWETDRICESIKDFLKVILCGPDAKKLAGIIRQTNKDIEIAVPEVHSLYTDALIKIIENKEARQLKDYDGPVYLRASEAEIKLNA from the coding sequence ATGAATATTTTAGCTTTGGATTGTGCAGTGAGTCGTTTTGGACTTGCAGTAAAGGCAGGAGATAAAGAAATCGCAGGAGTTTACGATATAGGTATGAGACAATCAGAACTTCTCGTTCCGGCAATTGATGAATTGCTTTCAAAAGCCGGGATAAAGGCTTCTGAGCTCGACTGCACTACGATGACAATCGGACCTGGAAGTTTTACAGGGCTTCGCCTTGTGATATCAGCCTTAAAAGCGATAGAATTGGCTTATGACGTGCCTGTATACGGCGTATCTTCGCTTGAAGCATATTCTTATGAATACAAAAACTTTGGATTGCCGGTGCTCTCTTGCATCGACGCAAACAAAGGTAGATTTTATGCAAGCATTAAAAATGGTTCAAAAATAATTTTGGAAGACGGCGACTGGGAAACCGATAGGATATGTGAAAGTATTAAAGATTTTTTAAAAGTGATTTTGTGCGGACCTGATGCAAAAAAACTTGCAGGAATCATAAGACAAACGAACAAAGATATTGAAATTGCAGTTCCTGAAGTTCACTCGTTGTATACTGACGCATTGATTAAGATAATAGAAAATAAAGAAGCTCGCCAACTAAAAGATTATGACGGACCTGTTTATCTAAGAGCAAGCGAAGCTGAAATAAAACTCAACGCTTAA
- the csrA gene encoding carbon storage regulator CsrA gives MLILSRKIDEKIKIGDNITITLIDVHGDQVKIGVEAPKSLKVFRQEVFDAIQSENKAAVVEENDNQNAISAVSALSNLFKR, from the coding sequence ATGCTTATCCTTTCTAGGAAAATCGATGAAAAAATAAAAATCGGTGATAATATAACTATTACATTGATTGATGTGCATGGCGACCAAGTAAAAATCGGCGTTGAAGCACCAAAAAGCCTAAAAGTTTTTCGTCAGGAAGTTTTTGATGCGATTCAGTCAGAAAACAAGGCTGCCGTCGTTGAAGAAAATGATAACCAAAATGCAATCAGTGCTGTCAGCGCTTTGAGCAATCTGTTTAAGCGTTGA
- a CDS encoding flagellar assembly protein FliW: MELVTKARGKITVTSEQLIDIPEGLFGFEKYTKYAIVDSDYEPFLWLQSCEEPDLAFLIVDPFLICSYYETDIDDELLVKIGITKPEDIIIMTIVTIPHDGSPITANFQGPLVINKKNRKCMQAIINDNRWSTKVDIVKALSKKGDR, from the coding sequence ATGGAACTTGTTACAAAAGCCCGTGGTAAAATCACTGTAACTTCTGAACAGCTTATCGATATACCCGAAGGTCTTTTTGGATTTGAAAAATATACAAAATACGCAATCGTAGATTCCGATTATGAACCATTTCTTTGGCTTCAGTCATGTGAAGAACCTGACCTTGCATTTTTGATTGTAGATCCGTTCCTTATCTGTTCTTATTATGAAACAGATATTGATGATGAGCTGCTCGTTAAAATTGGCATTACAAAACCTGAAGACATCATCATAATGACAATTGTGACAATTCCGCACGACGGTTCTCCAATCACGGCAAATTTTCAAGGACCTCTTGTGATAAACAAAAAAAACAGAAAATGCATGCAGGCAATCATAAATGATAACCGCTGGTCAACAAAAGTTGATATCGTAAAAGCTCTCAGCAAGAAAGGAGACCGTTGA
- a CDS encoding flagellar hook-associated protein 3, translating into MQRISSQMNNNNTQSNLRLQEERLNRANNQIGSQHKIQRLRDDPIAAGHLVRYQSYLGRVNQFEKNALTLSDQFTVREGYMNDSLQIMQRVREMAVTGANGVYTKEDLKNMASEVDELLKALVQNANAVSADGNSIFAGTNTKATAFDVEMGNVEGSGIPLIQNVKYNGNIDINLVEVDEGKYLENDNAGVKAFWAENQSVFGARDASSWQASRDQVISVDNVKIQIKQGDNVYAVAAKINDSGAAVKASIDPVRNALNFTTTDARQLWLQDIEGSALQELGIVKDSSQLPPYNLGTGTRVSGGSMFDTVIAFRNALLAGDQDSIGGRVLGALDLGIDSLVSRLAKSGAEYERAQLNATRNSKLAIDVTQQASREGDLDFTKAITDLKMLDYTNQATLSQAAKMYSSTLLNFMK; encoded by the coding sequence ATGCAGAGAATTTCTAGTCAGATGAACAATAACAATACACAGAGCAATCTTCGTTTGCAGGAAGAGCGTTTAAACCGTGCAAACAATCAGATCGGTTCTCAGCACAAAATTCAACGTCTCCGCGATGATCCAATCGCAGCCGGTCACCTTGTTCGATATCAGTCTTATCTTGGGCGTGTAAATCAGTTTGAAAAAAATGCGCTGACTTTGAGCGACCAGTTCACAGTTCGTGAAGGATACATGAACGATTCTCTTCAGATTATGCAGAGAGTCAGAGAGATGGCAGTTACAGGTGCAAACGGCGTCTATACAAAAGAAGATTTGAAAAACATGGCTTCAGAAGTTGACGAGCTTTTGAAAGCTTTAGTTCAGAATGCAAACGCAGTCAGCGCAGACGGAAATTCAATTTTTGCTGGAACAAACACAAAAGCAACTGCGTTTGATGTTGAGATGGGAAATGTAGAAGGCAGCGGTATTCCATTGATTCAAAATGTAAAGTATAACGGCAATATCGATATAAATCTGGTTGAAGTTGATGAGGGAAAATATCTTGAAAACGACAATGCGGGCGTAAAGGCTTTCTGGGCAGAAAATCAGTCTGTTTTTGGTGCACGCGATGCTTCTTCTTGGCAGGCGAGTCGCGATCAAGTGATTTCTGTAGATAACGTAAAAATTCAAATCAAGCAAGGTGACAATGTTTATGCAGTTGCCGCAAAAATCAACGACAGTGGGGCTGCTGTAAAAGCGTCCATAGACCCTGTCAGAAACGCATTGAACTTTACTACTACAGATGCTCGTCAGCTGTGGCTTCAGGACATAGAGGGAAGCGCATTGCAGGAACTGGGAATAGTAAAAGATTCATCTCAGTTGCCGCCATATAATCTTGGAACAGGAACTCGTGTAAGCGGTGGAAGTATGTTCGACACTGTCATAGCATTCCGCAACGCTTTGCTTGCCGGTGACCAAGACAGCATTGGAGGACGAGTTCTAGGGGCTCTTGATTTAGGAATAGACAGCCTTGTTTCCAGGCTTGCAAAAAGCGGTGCAGAATACGAAAGAGCTCAGCTCAATGCGACACGCAACAGCAAACTCGCCATTGACGTAACTCAACAAGCAAGCCGCGAAGGAGACCTTGACTTTACTAAAGCTATCACCGATTTGAAGATGCTCGATTATACAAATCAGGCAACATTGAGTCAGGCTGCCAAAATGTATTCTTCAACTTTGCTGAACTTCATGAAATAA
- the flgK gene encoding flagellar hook-associated protein FlgK, which yields MGSTFSGIELGKRSIMANTDAITTAGHNISNANTEGYSRQRVQIKEFDPLYKPDLERLERPGLIGQGVDVKSIERIRDELLDKRIIAQANQESYWDTRSKYYTMIEQIYNEPDDISVRTNMDKFWESWQELSINPESKAARQAVVTRADTLTESIKQRWESLQGVGDLINGDIYSTVKQVNSYTKQIAAINSEIVRTRAMGDNPNDLLDRRDLLVDKLSKLINVTTDQRDNDEFMVHVDGKILVQGSISREIGFKLRNDNSGYEKLIWADTGNDAVFSGGTLGALVELRDVDIRNEIQSLNTMTMNFADLVNDVHRNAVGANKVTGLNFFTQHPFVENTNGNFDRNGDGELDTSFVFRISGTNELELQQQVGIEGVMTFNGTDGNVQVPYFHTDTVETVIARINNSTSEVKAYLDKNNHLVLKSTTAQSTENPDFVIRHIEDSGYFLAGYSGVLAARGEEGAYDFNQADAVNALVGGAQFAVAPVFNPSAYIEVNQVIRNDVMSVAAGYMDAAGRAPTGDGRAAVEIAAIRNSSVMVGGMKTFDDYFADSVTNVGLKGEQAETNLLSQNAIMDDLRNLRDSISGVNIDEELAEIMKFQHGYNAAAKFITVWDSLVDTIINRLGV from the coding sequence ATGGGATCGACTTTTTCCGGTATTGAACTTGGCAAACGCAGCATCATGGCTAATACAGATGCGATTACAACTGCGGGACATAACATTTCAAATGCAAACACAGAGGGCTACAGCCGTCAGCGTGTACAAATAAAAGAGTTTGACCCTCTTTACAAACCAGACCTTGAACGTCTTGAACGACCGGGCTTGATTGGGCAGGGTGTTGATGTAAAATCAATAGAGCGCATCCGTGATGAACTCCTTGACAAACGCATAATCGCTCAGGCGAATCAGGAATCTTACTGGGATACACGTTCAAAATATTACACGATGATCGAACAGATTTACAATGAACCTGATGATATTTCTGTTCGCACAAATATGGACAAATTTTGGGAAAGCTGGCAGGAACTTTCAATCAATCCTGAAAGTAAAGCTGCTCGTCAGGCTGTTGTAACTAGAGCAGATACCCTTACAGAATCAATCAAACAGCGATGGGAAAGCCTTCAAGGCGTTGGCGATCTCATAAACGGCGACATATATTCAACTGTAAAACAGGTCAATAGTTATACAAAACAAATTGCGGCAATCAATTCGGAGATTGTTCGCACGCGTGCAATGGGAGACAATCCGAATGATTTGCTTGACCGCCGTGACCTGCTTGTAGATAAGTTGTCAAAACTCATAAATGTCACAACTGACCAACGAGATAACGATGAATTTATGGTCCATGTAGATGGAAAAATACTTGTGCAAGGCAGCATTTCTCGGGAAATAGGATTTAAGTTGCGCAACGACAATTCCGGATATGAAAAACTTATCTGGGCAGATACAGGAAACGACGCTGTTTTTTCCGGCGGAACACTTGGAGCTCTTGTAGAGCTTCGCGATGTCGATATCAGAAACGAGATTCAATCATTGAACACTATGACAATGAATTTTGCCGACCTTGTAAACGATGTTCACCGCAATGCTGTCGGCGCTAACAAAGTCACCGGGTTAAACTTTTTTACGCAACATCCATTTGTTGAAAATACTAACGGTAATTTTGATCGCAATGGAGATGGAGAGCTCGACACTTCTTTTGTGTTCCGTATCAGCGGCACGAATGAACTTGAACTTCAGCAGCAAGTCGGAATAGAAGGCGTCATGACATTTAATGGAACTGATGGCAATGTTCAAGTTCCTTATTTTCATACAGACACTGTGGAAACTGTCATCGCACGCATCAACAATTCTACAAGCGAAGTAAAAGCGTATCTCGATAAAAACAATCACCTTGTATTAAAATCTACAACGGCGCAGAGTACGGAAAATCCCGACTTTGTCATCCGTCACATTGAAGATTCTGGATATTTCCTTGCAGGATATTCAGGAGTTCTCGCTGCAAGAGGGGAAGAAGGGGCGTATGATTTTAATCAGGCTGATGCTGTCAACGCTCTTGTGGGCGGAGCTCAGTTTGCTGTAGCTCCGGTTTTTAATCCTTCTGCTTATATCGAAGTAAACCAGGTAATACGCAACGATGTGATGAGCGTAGCTGCCGGATATATGGATGCCGCTGGTAGGGCTCCGACAGGTGATGGACGTGCCGCAGTTGAAATCGCTGCAATTCGCAATTCGAGCGTTATGGTTGGCGGCATGAAGACTTTTGATGATTATTTTGCCGACTCGGTTACAAATGTCGGATTAAAAGGTGAGCAAGCTGAAACAAATCTCTTAAGTCAAAATGCAATTATGGATGACCTTAGAAACTTGCGAGATTCAATCAGCGGAGTAAATATCGATGAAGAACTTGCGGAAATCATGAAATTTCAACACGGTTACAATGCTGCCGCTAAATTCATAACAGTCTGGGACAGTCTTGTCGATACTATAATTAACAGATTAGGCGTCTAA